In Pseudoalteromonas sp. MM1, a single window of DNA contains:
- a CDS encoding sulfite exporter TauE/SafE family protein translates to MIDPLYTSAFLMGLIGSGHCLAMCGGIASSLQLASNKRQSVIYSFAYNLGRACSYMLAGALVAGISSQFAKQNTFFSVTLSFIAAIFMLLVGVYIMRLGPTLQWLEKIGKTLIWQHIVKLNKYLMPVDSTAKALGYGALWGWLPCGLVYSALTWAMTSPSAFDGAIVMLCFALGTFPAMITLGLAAQKLNSVINHPWTRIVLGSIIIWYGMYLLIIATDKLVH, encoded by the coding sequence ATGATTGACCCACTTTACACCAGCGCATTTTTAATGGGCTTAATTGGTAGCGGGCATTGCCTTGCCATGTGCGGCGGTATTGCCAGCTCCTTACAATTGGCCAGTAACAAGCGCCAATCTGTTATTTATTCATTTGCTTATAACCTTGGCCGAGCGTGTAGTTACATGCTGGCTGGCGCACTTGTTGCGGGTATAAGTAGCCAATTTGCAAAGCAAAATACGTTTTTTTCTGTAACCCTTTCATTCATTGCGGCTATTTTTATGCTGCTGGTAGGCGTGTATATAATGCGCTTAGGCCCCACTTTGCAATGGCTTGAAAAAATAGGCAAAACACTTATTTGGCAGCATATAGTTAAGCTTAATAAATATCTAATGCCAGTAGACTCAACGGCTAAAGCATTGGGTTACGGCGCTTTGTGGGGGTGGCTACCCTGTGGTTTGGTTTACTCAGCCCTTACATGGGCAATGACCAGCCCTAGTGCGTTTGACGGGGCCATAGTGATGCTTTGCTTTGCACTTGGCACCTTTCCGGCCATGATCACCCTAGGCCTAGCCGCCCAAAAACTTAATAGTGTTATTAACCACCCATGGACGCGTATTGTGTTAGGCAGTATTATAATTTGGTATGGTATGTACCTATTGATCATTGCCACCGATAAACTAGTACATTAA
- the recB gene encoding exodeoxyribonuclease V subunit beta, with translation MQALNPLTMPLKGQSLIEASAGTGKTYTITGLYLRYLLGLQIPGQINTPLSVEQILVVTFTDAATQEIKDRVRSRIIAARDALLGQSPNDELIEGVIAAVDDKHRAFDLLDAAAKSMDEAAIFTIHGFCQRMLKQHAFESGVAFNLEFILDERDILLDTIKDFWRAFVYPLSKERTDAILEVFAAPESLFSQVSSVLNKANANIVPQINLDDVFKARDEYIAKVPAFKKAVLEQEFIAAIKGSGLSGSKTPGRKGSLAALEAFCLGDELFFEFGTNKYSFEVWSSENLSDASNYKKNQPLFSHPLLSLFDELGALNTKINQGLKIAVVQTAARWVKQAIVKRKQEQSVITPDDLLTNLHSALNAEQGEALSQKIAQLFPVAMIDEFQDTDPIQYGIFSKIYGQENTTLAMIGDPKQAIYGFRGADIFTYIGAKESVEPEQQFTLGTNFRSSTDIVSSVNSLFSKHANSFIYNDAIPFNAVAAKGKKADETFTIDGKPATAFEFNVFVDEAADEKSKPTSKGVGQGHLASYFANKIVTLLEQAAQGRACIGEHKVTAADICILVRDRVEAQIMKKALSNANIASVYLSRDSVFSQELSHHLLNFLTALHGQYNESLLRGVLAGPLFCLSYNEIYALADDENKWQEHLNFFAQLSHIWNKQGAMAMLERLLSHNQLSAKWQGLGYNVERWLTDFRHLGEILQQKQIELEGTLRLLRWFAQKVSQQDGEAVQVRLESDANLVKIVTMHASKGLEYPLVFMPFASGYRETKDALYHQNGQLVYDLSNNEDALAQAEQERLAEDLRLLYVALTRAVHFCSLGVYNIGQGQSSRLAIQSSALGHVLFAGLELTSSQTWRTHLNEFCDAHTEMHYQQFTAEQLAEQGQLTLNSAVQQSQALKVNTVTANIERDWRATSFSALSFKKHTDHIEPGRSDEDHEKDEFANSQDEIPSPYSFPKGAKSGSCLHEIFEQIDFTSAQVHPTNPEQNLAEVVKQALDKYHISESWQHVTEQWVLDSLTCPLNNEGLSLSQLAPADCLVEMEFNLPLDSLSAPKLNEILVKHFGFTQSKLEFSHVKGLLKGFIDLIFCYQGKYYILDYKSNYLGNTPADYESDLLEQAMNSHQYHLQYLIYTVALHRLLKQRISDYAIETHLGGVYYTFLRGMPAGKGVYFNKLSAEQITLLDGLFSQGAML, from the coding sequence ATGCAAGCGCTTAATCCGCTAACAATGCCGTTAAAAGGGCAAAGTTTAATAGAAGCCAGTGCGGGTACAGGTAAAACCTACACCATTACCGGGCTTTATTTACGTTATTTATTAGGCTTGCAAATACCAGGGCAGATAAACACCCCGTTAAGTGTTGAGCAAATACTTGTAGTTACCTTTACCGATGCTGCAACACAAGAAATTAAAGACCGCGTGCGCAGCCGTATTATTGCTGCGCGCGATGCATTACTTGGTCAAAGCCCAAACGATGAATTAATAGAAGGTGTAATAGCCGCAGTAGATGATAAACACCGTGCCTTTGATTTACTCGATGCCGCGGCTAAATCTATGGACGAAGCCGCTATATTTACCATTCATGGCTTTTGCCAACGCATGTTAAAGCAACATGCGTTTGAATCAGGCGTTGCCTTTAACCTTGAGTTTATTTTAGATGAGCGCGATATCCTACTCGACACAATTAAGGATTTTTGGCGCGCCTTTGTATACCCCCTCAGTAAAGAACGCACCGATGCTATTTTAGAGGTGTTTGCAGCCCCAGAATCGCTATTTAGCCAAGTCAGTAGTGTGCTAAATAAAGCCAATGCGAACATAGTGCCGCAAATAAACTTAGATGATGTATTTAAAGCTCGCGATGAGTACATTGCTAAAGTGCCGGCATTTAAAAAAGCGGTGCTAGAGCAAGAGTTTATAGCTGCAATAAAGGGCTCGGGCTTAAGTGGTTCTAAAACACCTGGGCGAAAAGGCAGTTTAGCGGCACTGGAAGCGTTTTGTTTAGGCGATGAGTTATTTTTTGAATTTGGCACCAATAAATACTCGTTTGAGGTATGGAGCAGCGAAAACTTAAGTGATGCCAGTAATTATAAAAAAAATCAGCCGTTATTTAGCCACCCTCTGCTTAGCCTGTTTGATGAGCTTGGCGCACTTAATACTAAAATTAATCAGGGCCTTAAAATTGCCGTTGTACAAACAGCAGCTCGATGGGTTAAACAGGCAATTGTAAAACGCAAGCAAGAGCAAAGTGTGATCACCCCAGATGATTTACTGACGAATTTACACAGTGCTTTAAATGCAGAGCAGGGCGAGGCTTTATCGCAAAAAATAGCGCAGTTATTTCCTGTTGCCATGATTGATGAGTTTCAAGATACCGATCCGATTCAGTATGGCATTTTTAGTAAAATATACGGCCAAGAAAACACCACACTGGCCATGATAGGTGACCCAAAACAGGCTATTTATGGCTTTAGGGGGGCAGATATTTTTACCTATATTGGCGCAAAAGAGTCGGTAGAGCCTGAGCAGCAATTTACTTTAGGTACTAATTTTCGCTCAAGCACCGATATAGTAAGCAGTGTAAACAGTTTGTTTTCTAAACATGCCAATAGCTTTATTTATAACGATGCCATACCGTTTAACGCAGTAGCAGCAAAAGGCAAAAAAGCCGATGAAACATTTACAATAGATGGCAAACCTGCCACCGCGTTTGAATTTAATGTATTTGTAGATGAAGCCGCAGATGAAAAAAGCAAACCCACCAGCAAAGGCGTTGGGCAAGGGCATTTGGCCAGCTATTTTGCCAATAAAATAGTGACACTGCTTGAACAAGCCGCGCAAGGGCGAGCGTGCATTGGTGAGCATAAAGTGACAGCTGCCGATATTTGTATATTGGTGCGCGACCGTGTAGAAGCGCAAATAATGAAAAAAGCACTGAGCAATGCCAATATTGCTAGCGTGTATTTATCACGCGATAGTGTGTTTAGCCAAGAGCTTAGCCATCATTTACTTAACTTTTTAACGGCACTGCATGGCCAATATAACGAGTCGTTATTGCGCGGCGTGTTAGCAGGGCCATTATTTTGTTTAAGCTATAACGAAATTTACGCCCTTGCTGATGATGAAAATAAATGGCAAGAGCACTTAAACTTTTTTGCGCAACTTAGCCATATTTGGAACAAGCAAGGCGCAATGGCCATGCTTGAGCGCTTGTTAAGTCATAATCAGCTGAGCGCTAAGTGGCAAGGCCTTGGCTATAACGTTGAGCGTTGGTTAACCGACTTTAGACACTTAGGTGAAATACTGCAGCAAAAGCAAATAGAGCTAGAGGGCACGTTACGTTTACTGCGTTGGTTTGCACAAAAGGTTAGCCAGCAAGACGGCGAAGCTGTGCAAGTACGCCTAGAGAGTGACGCCAACTTAGTTAAGATTGTGACTATGCATGCCTCAAAAGGGCTTGAATATCCGCTGGTATTTATGCCTTTCGCCAGTGGTTATCGCGAAACTAAAGACGCGCTTTATCATCAAAACGGCCAGTTAGTTTACGATTTAAGTAACAACGAAGACGCCTTAGCACAAGCCGAGCAAGAACGCCTAGCTGAAGACTTACGCTTACTTTATGTTGCGCTTACCCGCGCGGTACATTTTTGCTCGCTAGGCGTTTATAACATAGGGCAAGGGCAAAGCAGCCGCTTGGCTATACAAAGTAGTGCATTAGGGCATGTGCTATTTGCAGGGCTTGAGCTTACAAGTAGCCAAACGTGGCGCACCCACTTAAATGAATTTTGCGACGCTCACACCGAAATGCATTACCAGCAATTTACGGCTGAGCAATTGGCCGAGCAAGGCCAGTTAACACTTAATAGCGCAGTGCAGCAAAGCCAAGCGTTAAAAGTTAATACGGTTACAGCTAACATAGAGCGAGATTGGCGAGCAACCAGCTTTAGCGCGCTGAGCTTTAAAAAGCACACCGATCATATTGAGCCTGGGCGCAGCGATGAAGATCATGAAAAGGATGAATTTGCTAACAGCCAAGATGAAATACCCTCACCTTATAGTTTTCCAAAGGGGGCAAAGTCTGGTAGTTGCTTACATGAAATTTTTGAACAAATAGACTTTACCAGTGCGCAAGTACACCCTACAAATCCAGAGCAAAATTTAGCAGAGGTAGTTAAACAGGCGCTTGATAAATATCATATTAGCGAAAGCTGGCAACACGTGACCGAGCAATGGGTGCTTGATTCGTTAACCTGCCCCTTGAACAATGAGGGATTAAGCTTAAGCCAATTAGCCCCAGCAGATTGCCTAGTCGAAATGGAATTTAATTTACCTTTAGATAGTTTAAGCGCGCCAAAGCTTAATGAGATACTGGTTAAACATTTTGGTTTTACCCAGAGCAAACTCGAGTTTTCTCATGTAAAAGGCCTGCTAAAGGGATTTATAGATTTAATTTTTTGCTATCAAGGTAAGTATTATATTTTAGATTATAAGTCTAACTACTTAGGTAATACGCCCGCGGACTATGAAAGCGACCTACTAGAGCAAGCCATGAATAGCCATCAGTATCATTTACAGTATTTAATTTATACCGTTGCGCTGCACCGTTTACTCAAACAACGCATTAGTGATTATGCAATAGAAACCCATTTAGGCGGGGTTTATTATACTTTTTTACGCGGCATGCCGGCGGGCAAAGGGGTGTATTTTAATAAGCTCAGCGCAGAGCAAATCACACTATTAGATGGCTTATTTAGCCAAGGAGCCATGTTATGA
- the ccoS gene encoding cbb3-type cytochrome oxidase assembly protein CcoS yields the protein MSIIYILIPIAILFVIIAIGVFFWAVKSEQFSDLNKQGHSILFEDDKEQHNKSND from the coding sequence ATGAGCATAATTTATATTTTAATCCCCATAGCCATATTATTTGTGATTATTGCCATTGGCGTGTTTTTTTGGGCCGTAAAAAGCGAGCAATTCTCTGATTTGAACAAACAAGGGCATAGCATTTTGTTTGAAGATGATAAAGAACAACACAACAAAAGTAATGATTGA
- the recD gene encoding exodeoxyribonuclease V subunit alpha, translating into MSDYPMQQSLFDEPPTPVQPLNTVELLDYLVDEKRIRMVDVKLALMLCDNQQNDVFYIVLLLCLAQQSQHSCLTLKEVDWQNPFNLRQSDFTKTEGNIPNITSPFNEAFGYLDALSCLSAHNSVGEGKPLQLFNERLYFARLAEYEHTLATRLLAMSERHLNINTQLLSQLLSDYFKDNSALAVDWQKVACAIAATKGFSVITGGPGTGKTTTVTKLLAILQSLYKSAPLSIKLVAPTGKAAARLSESILGAKQKLEIIPEDIKALIPDSAQTIHRLLGVKPFTNKFKHNRTNPLHLDVLIIDEASMVDLSLMAKLIEALPEHARLILLGDKDQLASVDTGSVMSDLCQGLALGETPNYSQARCDELNALCFKGEAKLAAHGHSEFKLADCIAFLQHSYRFDAQSGIGQLALAVNTNHNGILNYVEQESVQGRFNDVILDYDFIAKPIEKLINRAAKHYAHYLNLVAQGAGVADVHAAFSQYQLLAAVREGDYGVNSLNNRIERALVQQGLISVSPNQRHYSGMPIMVTQNDYQLKLFNGDIGILMPDDNGQLKAVFIDEQNNVRAFSPARLPAHDKVYVMTIHKSQGSEFSYTAMVLPPLKHASMGVNRQLVYTGITRAKNTFELVADKKVLQLAMSKSVSRASGLYERLKY; encoded by the coding sequence ATGAGCGACTACCCTATGCAGCAAAGCCTGTTTGATGAGCCGCCAACACCGGTACAGCCGTTAAATACGGTGGAGTTGCTTGACTACTTAGTAGATGAAAAACGCATAAGAATGGTAGATGTAAAGCTTGCCTTAATGCTGTGTGACAATCAGCAAAACGACGTGTTTTATATAGTGTTATTGCTGTGTTTAGCACAGCAAAGCCAGCATAGCTGTTTAACATTAAAAGAAGTCGACTGGCAAAACCCGTTTAATTTACGCCAAAGCGACTTCACTAAAACTGAGGGCAATATACCAAATATTACATCGCCTTTTAACGAAGCCTTTGGCTACCTCGATGCGCTTAGCTGTTTAAGCGCCCATAACAGTGTGGGCGAGGGCAAGCCCTTACAGTTATTTAACGAACGGCTCTATTTTGCGCGCCTTGCTGAGTACGAACATACTTTAGCTACGCGTTTACTCGCGATGAGTGAGCGCCATTTAAATATAAATACACAGTTACTCAGCCAACTATTAAGTGACTACTTTAAAGATAACTCAGCGCTTGCCGTAGATTGGCAAAAAGTGGCCTGTGCAATTGCCGCAACAAAAGGCTTTAGCGTTATAACAGGCGGGCCAGGGACCGGTAAAACCACCACAGTAACAAAGCTGTTGGCAATTTTGCAGTCGCTTTATAAAAGCGCGCCTTTAAGTATTAAGCTGGTGGCGCCTACAGGTAAAGCCGCAGCACGTTTAAGTGAATCAATTTTAGGGGCTAAACAAAAGCTTGAAATTATTCCTGAGGATATAAAGGCCTTAATACCCGATAGTGCGCAAACTATTCACCGGCTTTTAGGGGTTAAACCCTTTACCAATAAATTTAAGCATAACCGCACTAACCCACTGCATTTAGATGTACTGATTATTGATGAAGCCAGCATGGTTGATTTATCACTCATGGCTAAATTAATAGAAGCACTGCCTGAGCATGCGCGTTTAATATTACTTGGCGATAAAGACCAACTTGCCTCGGTAGATACCGGCAGTGTAATGAGTGATTTATGCCAAGGGTTAGCACTAGGTGAAACGCCTAACTACTCGCAAGCGCGATGTGATGAGCTCAATGCATTATGTTTTAAAGGAGAGGCCAAATTAGCGGCACACGGGCATAGCGAATTTAAGCTGGCCGATTGCATTGCGTTTTTACAACATAGTTACCGGTTTGATGCACAAAGTGGTATTGGTCAACTTGCCCTTGCAGTTAATACTAACCACAACGGTATTTTAAACTATGTTGAGCAAGAAAGCGTACAAGGGCGCTTTAACGATGTGATTTTAGATTACGACTTTATAGCAAAACCCATAGAAAAATTAATAAACAGAGCCGCTAAACATTACGCTCATTATTTAAATTTAGTTGCTCAAGGGGCCGGTGTTGCTGATGTGCATGCCGCATTTTCTCAATATCAATTATTGGCGGCGGTGCGAGAGGGCGATTACGGCGTAAATAGTTTAAATAACCGCATTGAGCGCGCGCTTGTGCAGCAAGGGTTAATATCGGTGAGCCCAAATCAACGCCATTACAGCGGCATGCCCATTATGGTGACCCAAAACGATTATCAACTTAAGTTATTTAATGGAGACATTGGTATTTTAATGCCCGATGACAATGGGCAATTAAAAGCAGTGTTTATTGATGAGCAAAACAATGTACGGGCATTTTCGCCTGCACGCCTACCTGCTCACGATAAAGTGTATGTAATGACGATACATAAATCGCAGGGCTCGGAGTTTAGTTATACCGCTATGGTTTTACCGCCACTTAAACACGCAAGTATGGGCGTAAATAGGCAGCTGGTATATACAGGCATAACACGCGCAAAAAATACCTTTGAGCTGGTGGCCGATAAAAAAGTACTGCAATTAGCCATGAGCAAAAGCGTATCAAGAGCCTCAGGATTGTATGAGCGTTTAAAATACTAA
- a CDS encoding FNR family transcription factor: protein MDFSQSRAKNNCAISCNNCSISQLCLPFSLNGQEMDKLDEIIERKKPLHKGDYLFESGAPLNAIYAVRSGSFKSYTLSEQGDEQITGFHLAGDLVGFDAISKMAHQSFSQALETSMVCEIPFDTLDELAGKLPKLRQQIMRLMSSEITYDQEMLLLLNKKSAEERLASFIYNLSERFGERGFSRKEFRFTMTRGEIGNYLGLTVETISRLLSRFQKADLIKVEGKFITILDSNALAKTAAIVKPC, encoded by the coding sequence ATGGATTTCTCTCAAAGTCGCGCTAAAAATAATTGTGCAATTAGCTGTAACAACTGCAGCATCAGCCAATTGTGTTTGCCGTTTTCGTTAAATGGCCAAGAAATGGATAAACTTGACGAAATCATTGAACGTAAAAAACCTCTTCACAAAGGTGACTACTTGTTTGAATCCGGCGCTCCTCTTAATGCTATTTATGCGGTACGTTCTGGCTCATTTAAATCTTATACGCTCTCAGAGCAAGGGGATGAACAAATTACCGGTTTTCACTTAGCCGGCGATTTAGTGGGCTTTGATGCTATTAGCAAAATGGCTCATCAGAGCTTTTCGCAAGCACTAGAAACATCAATGGTATGCGAAATCCCGTTTGACACCCTTGACGAACTAGCGGGCAAATTACCTAAGCTTCGCCAGCAAATAATGCGTTTGATGAGTAGTGAAATTACCTACGATCAGGAAATGCTGTTATTACTTAATAAAAAATCAGCAGAAGAACGCCTAGCTAGCTTTATTTATAACCTTTCAGAGCGCTTTGGTGAGCGCGGGTTTTCGCGCAAAGAGTTTAGATTTACCATGACACGTGGTGAAATAGGTAATTATTTAGGCCTAACCGTTGAAACTATCAGCCGCTTATTAAGCCGCTTTCAAAAAGCGGATTTAATAAAAGTAGAAGGCAAATTTATTACTATTTTAGACAGCAATGCACTCGCTAAAACCGCTGCAATAGTTAAGCCTTGCTAA
- the uspE gene encoding universal stress protein UspE: MNTIKRILAVIDPTKDDHHGLARSIDLAKKSGASITAFMTVYDFSYEMTTMLSFEEREAMRKAVITDRELWLKDIISTYPDINITTQVVWHNRPFEAIINTVIEQEYDLVVKSTHQHGALKSVIFTPTDWHLVRKCPTPVLFVKEMAWPEQGNILAAVNAVSENDEHVALNKRIIKDAQFLCELANAKLNLVNAYPATPINIAIEIPEFNPGLYNESVKKHHIESTNELAKEFNLTSEQCFIEEGLPEDVIPDVANRLNSELVVIGTVGRTGLSAALVGNTAEHVIDSLDCDVLALKPDGYVSPLAKS; encoded by the coding sequence ATGAACACTATAAAACGTATTTTAGCCGTTATTGACCCCACTAAGGATGATCACCACGGTTTAGCTCGCTCGATTGATTTAGCCAAAAAGTCAGGCGCCAGTATTACCGCCTTTATGACTGTTTACGACTTTTCTTACGAAATGACCACTATGCTGTCGTTTGAAGAGCGTGAAGCAATGCGAAAAGCCGTTATAACTGATAGAGAGTTATGGCTTAAAGATATAATTTCCACCTACCCAGATATAAACATCACCACCCAAGTGGTTTGGCATAACCGGCCGTTTGAAGCCATTATTAATACCGTTATTGAACAAGAATACGATTTAGTGGTTAAAAGTACCCATCAGCATGGTGCGCTCAAATCGGTTATTTTTACCCCTACAGATTGGCACTTAGTACGTAAATGCCCAACACCGGTGTTATTTGTAAAAGAAATGGCCTGGCCTGAGCAAGGAAATATTTTAGCCGCAGTGAATGCGGTTAGTGAAAACGATGAGCATGTAGCCCTTAATAAACGCATTATTAAAGATGCACAATTTTTATGTGAACTTGCCAACGCCAAGCTTAACTTAGTCAATGCCTATCCCGCTACACCCATTAATATTGCCATAGAGATACCTGAATTTAATCCAGGGCTTTATAACGAATCCGTAAAAAAACACCACATAGAATCCACTAACGAACTGGCTAAGGAGTTTAATTTAACTAGCGAGCAATGTTTTATAGAAGAAGGCTTACCGGAAGATGTCATCCCCGATGTAGCGAATCGCTTAAATAGCGAGTTAGTGGTGATTGGCACTGTGGGTCGTACAGGGTTAAGCGCTGCGTTAGTAGGTAACACTGCCGAGCACGTAATTGATAGCCTAGACTGTGATGTACTTGCTTTAAAACCCGATGGCTACGTAAGCCCACTTGCCAAAAGTTAA
- the ttcA gene encoding tRNA 2-thiocytidine(32) synthetase TtcA — protein sequence MSHSAQAKAQYNLNKLQKRLRRLTGQAVMDFNMIEEGDRIMVCLSGGKDSYTMLDMLKHLKRVAPIKFDLFVVNLDQKQPGFPEHVLPEYLDKQDIEYKIVEEDTYSIVTDIIPEGKTTCSLCSRLRRGILYRTAKEMGATKIALGHHRDDMIETLFLNMFYGGKLKSMPAKLMSDNGEHMVIRPLAYCKEADISKYAFSQGYPIIPCNLCGSQENLQRKHTKNMLAQWNKEHPGRIESIFTAMQNVVPSHLADTELFDFENLKTGDVIDGGDIALDKPDIPKAPVSDEDETQDQQADVVTINLS from the coding sequence GTGTCTCACTCAGCTCAAGCCAAAGCTCAATACAACTTAAATAAGCTACAAAAGCGTTTACGCCGTCTTACTGGCCAAGCCGTCATGGACTTTAACATGATAGAAGAAGGCGACCGTATAATGGTATGCCTATCGGGTGGTAAAGACAGTTACACCATGCTTGATATGCTTAAGCATTTAAAGCGTGTGGCACCCATTAAATTTGATTTATTTGTTGTTAACCTTGATCAAAAACAACCAGGGTTTCCTGAACACGTTTTACCTGAGTACCTTGATAAACAAGATATTGAATACAAAATTGTAGAAGAAGACACCTACAGCATTGTTACCGATATCATCCCTGAAGGTAAAACAACATGTTCGCTGTGTTCACGCCTACGCCGTGGTATTTTGTACCGTACAGCCAAAGAAATGGGCGCAACTAAAATTGCCCTTGGCCATCACCGCGACGACATGATCGAAACACTCTTCTTAAACATGTTTTACGGCGGTAAACTTAAAAGCATGCCGGCTAAATTAATGAGCGATAACGGCGAGCACATGGTTATTCGCCCCCTCGCTTATTGTAAAGAAGCCGATATAAGTAAATATGCATTTAGCCAAGGTTACCCTATTATTCCGTGTAATCTATGTGGCTCGCAAGAAAACCTGCAACGTAAACACACTAAAAATATGTTAGCGCAGTGGAATAAAGAGCACCCAGGACGTATCGAAAGTATTTTTACAGCAATGCAAAATGTGGTGCCTTCGCATCTAGCCGATACAGAACTATTTGACTTTGAAAACCTAAAAACCGGCGATGTTATTGATGGCGGCGATATAGCACTGGATAAACCAGACATTCCAAAAGCGCCTGTAAGCGATGAGGATGAAACCCAAGATCAGCAAGCTGATGTGGTTACTATTAACCTAAGCTAA